One region of Thiomonas intermedia genomic DNA includes:
- a CDS encoding restriction endonuclease subunit S, with the protein MQSDWRELTLGEFVRLQRGHDLTASEQRPGPFPVMGSAGPNGNHHEYKAVGPGVVIGRSGASMGRVHYCEQDFWPHNTCMYVTDFQGNNPLFVYYKLAELDLARFNSGSAQPSLNRNYIYGMSLRVPTRALQDAIVSTVCSIDQKIDINHRINQTLEAMAQAIFKSWFVDFDPVKAKIAAKAEGRDPLRAAMTAISGKPDAELDTLPPDQFAPLAATAALFPDEMEDSELGEIPKGWAINQINQFGDVVCGKTPSKMNPEFFGKGIPFIKIPDMHHSVYVVSPSEQLSMSGATSQAKKTIPSGSISVSCIATVGKVVITHEPSQTNQQINSIVPRHPQYTAYLYFQMMEKEKEFHDLASGGSATLNMNTSTFSKVSVLAPAFNVLEEFSVIVEPLFSEILARQKESALLSEMRDTVLPKLLSGELQVQPAEAEATA; encoded by the coding sequence ATGCAGTCTGACTGGCGTGAGTTGACGCTCGGTGAGTTTGTTCGACTACAGCGAGGTCACGATCTCACTGCGAGCGAGCAACGACCCGGGCCATTTCCAGTCATGGGGTCAGCTGGGCCTAACGGAAATCACCATGAGTACAAGGCGGTTGGCCCGGGCGTCGTTATCGGACGCAGCGGTGCGTCAATGGGCAGGGTCCACTACTGCGAGCAGGACTTCTGGCCACACAACACTTGTATGTATGTCACGGACTTCCAGGGAAACAATCCACTGTTCGTGTACTACAAGCTGGCTGAGCTGGATCTCGCTAGATTCAACTCTGGCAGCGCACAGCCTTCGCTAAATCGAAACTACATCTATGGCATGTCGCTACGGGTTCCCACAAGGGCGCTCCAGGACGCGATAGTGAGCACGGTGTGCTCTATTGACCAGAAGATTGACATCAACCACCGCATCAACCAAACCCTCGAAGCTATGGCGCAAGCCATCTTCAAATCGTGGTTTGTCGATTTCGACCCCGTCAAAGCCAAGATCGCCGCCAAGGCCGAAGGCCGCGACCCGCTGCGCGCCGCGATGACCGCCATCAGCGGCAAGCCCGACGCCGAACTCGACACCCTGCCCCCCGACCAGTTCGCCCCCCTCGCCGCCACCGCCGCGCTGTTTCCGGATGAGATGGAGGACTCGGAACTGGGGGAGATTCCGAAGGGATGGGCAATCAATCAAATCAATCAGTTCGGAGATGTCGTTTGTGGGAAAACCCCATCCAAAATGAACCCCGAGTTCTTTGGTAAAGGTATTCCATTCATAAAAATTCCGGACATGCACCACAGCGTGTATGTTGTAAGCCCATCGGAACAGTTGTCGATGAGTGGCGCAACCTCACAAGCAAAGAAGACGATTCCGTCTGGTTCGATTAGTGTGAGCTGCATCGCGACAGTTGGCAAGGTGGTCATAACCCACGAACCATCGCAAACAAACCAACAAATAAATAGCATTGTTCCAAGGCATCCTCAATACACCGCCTACCTATACTTCCAGATGATGGAGAAAGAAAAGGAATTTCACGATTTGGCTAGTGGAGGCAGTGCAACGTTAAACATGAATACCTCTACCTTTTCGAAGGTGAGTGTTCTCGCTCCCGCATTCAATGTGCTGGAAGAATTTAGTGTGATTGTTGAACCGCTATTCAGTGAAATCTTGGCAAGGCAAAAGGAGTCTGCGCTTCTATCTGAAATGCGCGACACCGTTCTTCCCAAGCTCCTCTCGGGTGAACTTCAAGTCCAGCCCGCCGAGGCAGAAGCCACCGCGTGA
- a CDS encoding IS630-like element ISThsp15 family transposase, which translates to MSRERVASVIKLSRKDQAKLRDTLRRGTAPQRDALRARIALLLHDGHTISSIASTLQVSRPTVMRWRERLAQSGVEGLHEGLRPGRPRQIDPAQRLQLLALACETGEDRAGTLPTLDELCVRAVERGVVKHISRSHLQRILQAGDVRPHRVRQWLHSPDPQFREKVNAICALYRRAPKGSVVLSVDEKTGIQAIERKHADRHAQPGRLRRHEFEYIRHGTQALTAALDVHTGRVLGRCTDRRTQADLVAFMEDVARAYPSGPVHVIWDNLNTHRAWGVWQAFNARHGGRFVFHYTPLHASWVNQIELLFGIYARRVLRRASHISVHHLRERTEDFIAQRNLDPRPFRWTFAGFELQTGEPRHHVHCSRHDRTPRPRPRQ; encoded by the coding sequence ATGAGTCGTGAGCGCGTGGCATCAGTCATCAAGTTGTCGAGGAAGGATCAGGCGAAGCTGCGAGATACGCTGCGTCGGGGTACGGCGCCGCAGCGCGACGCGCTGCGAGCGCGGATCGCGTTGCTGCTCCACGATGGACACACGATCTCGTCGATCGCATCGACGTTGCAGGTGTCGCGGCCGACCGTGATGCGCTGGCGAGAGCGGCTTGCGCAATCGGGTGTGGAAGGCCTGCACGAGGGGCTGCGCCCGGGCCGACCTCGACAGATTGACCCGGCGCAGCGTTTGCAACTGCTGGCGCTAGCGTGCGAGACCGGCGAGGATCGCGCCGGGACGCTGCCGACGCTGGATGAGTTGTGCGTGCGCGCAGTGGAGCGAGGCGTGGTCAAGCACATCAGCCGTAGCCACTTGCAGCGCATTTTGCAGGCTGGCGACGTGCGGCCGCACCGCGTTCGGCAATGGTTGCATTCGCCCGACCCGCAATTCCGCGAGAAGGTCAACGCGATTTGCGCGCTGTACCGGCGCGCGCCCAAGGGCAGCGTGGTGCTGAGCGTCGATGAGAAGACCGGCATCCAGGCCATCGAGCGCAAGCATGCGGATCGCCACGCGCAACCCGGGCGACTGCGCCGCCACGAATTCGAATACATCCGCCACGGTACACAGGCGCTGACCGCGGCGCTGGACGTGCATACCGGCCGTGTGCTGGGGCGCTGTACCGATCGCCGCACCCAGGCCGACCTCGTGGCTTTCATGGAAGACGTCGCGCGCGCATATCCCAGCGGGCCCGTGCATGTCATCTGGGACAACCTCAATACCCATCGCGCCTGGGGCGTGTGGCAGGCGTTCAATGCCCGACACGGCGGACGCTTCGTCTTTCACTACACCCCGCTGCATGCCAGTTGGGTCAACCAGATCGAGTTGCTGTTCGGCATCTACGCCCGCCGGGTGCTGCGCCGTGCCAGCCACATCTCGGTGCACCATCTGCGCGAGCGCACCGAGGACTTCATTGCCCAGCGCAACCTCGATCCGCGACCGTTCCGCTGGACGTTTGCAGGCTTCGAGTTGCAAACTGGGGAGCCTAGGCATCACGTCCATTGCTCTCGCCATGACCGCACCCCTCGTCCCCGACCCCGCCAGTGA
- a CDS encoding ATP-binding protein, translated as MYLTTNPLGGNTYRRLNEGDRPLADEDVKRMLAEQVEDSRDDRILRNFGFDDLDMGSFRAYRQVFANRDPGHPWNEENDQAFLRRIGGWRMDRETGDAGLTLAGLLMFGQMSVVQEVLPNYVLDYQERPMAKAERRWVDRLTLDGKWSGNLYDFYRKVYLKLTADLKVPFQLEKGERQDETPVHVALREALANVLVHADYSERASVLVVKRPDMFGFRNPGLMRIPVEVALHGGEPDCRNRNLHKMFRFVGVGEQAGTGIPRILQGWNSQHWNPPKLYESSTPYNQTLLELRMIDLFPVEVIADLRARFGAQFDQLKHEERVALALTGSEGTVNHARLCTVSSAHPVELTRTLQHLTQLGMLDSTGSGRGAVYFLPGQHLPTPDDVFGPPSQAVGPSSSGLDGSSSVLSASSSVLTGSSSTSDQQRDEDGYLVTDQLPLPVISDLNSLSPSLRTRLEELAAEPRQKKKLDRESFEAAVLAVCAGHYLTLNALAELLNRKPSSLRNEYLTPMVRQKTLSLAFPTTPTHERQAYCTTSSVAQEAQDGKVL; from the coding sequence GTGTACCTCACCACCAACCCCTTGGGCGGCAACACCTACCGGCGCTTGAACGAGGGCGACCGGCCGCTGGCAGACGAAGACGTCAAGCGCATGCTGGCCGAGCAGGTAGAGGACAGTCGGGATGACCGCATTTTGCGCAACTTTGGCTTTGACGACCTGGACATGGGCAGCTTCCGGGCCTATCGCCAGGTGTTCGCTAACCGCGACCCGGGTCATCCCTGGAACGAAGAGAACGACCAAGCCTTTTTGCGCCGCATTGGCGGTTGGCGCATGGATCGGGAAACCGGGGACGCTGGTCTGACCTTGGCAGGTTTGCTCATGTTCGGTCAGATGAGCGTTGTCCAGGAAGTGTTGCCCAACTACGTGCTGGACTATCAGGAGCGTCCAATGGCCAAGGCAGAGCGCCGGTGGGTGGACAGGCTGACGCTGGATGGCAAATGGTCCGGCAACCTGTACGACTTCTACCGTAAGGTCTACCTGAAGCTCACGGCCGATCTGAAAGTTCCTTTTCAGTTGGAGAAAGGTGAGCGGCAGGACGAGACCCCTGTGCACGTGGCGCTGCGCGAGGCGTTGGCCAATGTGCTGGTCCACGCCGATTACAGCGAGCGGGCATCGGTCCTGGTGGTCAAGCGGCCGGACATGTTCGGGTTTCGCAACCCGGGCTTGATGCGCATTCCGGTGGAGGTGGCTTTGCACGGCGGGGAGCCGGACTGCCGCAACCGGAACCTGCACAAGATGTTCCGCTTTGTCGGTGTGGGTGAACAGGCCGGAACGGGCATTCCGCGCATCCTCCAGGGCTGGAATTCGCAGCACTGGAATCCGCCCAAGCTGTACGAGTCGTCTACGCCTTACAACCAGACGCTGCTGGAGTTGCGGATGATCGATCTGTTCCCGGTCGAGGTGATCGCTGATTTGCGCGCCCGTTTTGGCGCTCAGTTTGATCAGCTTAAACATGAGGAGCGCGTGGCCCTGGCGCTCACGGGTAGTGAGGGCACCGTCAACCACGCACGCCTGTGCACGGTATCCTCCGCCCACCCGGTGGAGTTGACCCGTACGTTGCAGCACCTAACCCAGCTAGGGATGCTGGATTCAACGGGATCGGGCCGAGGGGCGGTGTATTTTCTGCCGGGCCAGCATTTACCGACTCCGGATGATGTGTTTGGGCCTCCTTCTCAGGCCGTCGGTCCCAGCTCCTCAGGTTTGGACGGTAGCTCCTCAGTTTTGAGCGCGAGCTCCTCAGTTTTGACGGGTAGCTCCTCAACTTCCGACCAGCAACGGGATGAAGATGGCTATCTGGTCACAGATCAGCTGCCGTTGCCCGTCATCAGCGACTTGAACTCACTGTCGCCATCCTTGCGGACAAGGCTTGAAGAGCTGGCAGCCGAACCAAGGCAAAAAAAGAAGCTGGATCGGGAAAGCTTTGAGGCAGCCGTTTTGGCGGTTTGCGCCGGGCACTATCTGACATTGAATGCCTTGGCGGAACTCCTCAACCGCAAGCCGTCTTCCTTGAGAAACGAGTATCTGACGCCCATGGTGCGCCAGAAGACATTGAGCTTGGCGTTCCCGACGACCCCGACTCACGAAAGGCAAGCGTATTGCACGACCAGTTCGGTGGCACAGGAGGCTCAGGATGGAAAGGTGCTTTAA